Below is a window of Oscillatoria sp. FACHB-1406 DNA.
TCTTGCTGTCTGCGAGCAAGCGCTCTGGGCGCTCTTGGTAAATATCATGAAAAAATTTTCTGAGTACATCATAAAAAGCTTTGACTTGTTCGTACTTCGTTGCTCCTACACCATGTTCGCGAATTCGATCGAGTCGGGTATGATACTGCTGAGAGAGGGCAGCAAAAATTGTCTCCCAGTCCATATGAGGTTTACGCAACTTGACTGCCTTTATAAAATCCGAAAAGGGTTCTGTTTGAGCCGTTCTTCGATATGAACTTCCCCACAGCTTACCGACAACAGCTAAATGAGCAGCTTGCTTAAGATATCTTGAAATTTGTTCATGTTCTTCTGACATTAAACTCTCCAATAAAGTATTCAAAGGTTTACGAATGCGAGTCCAGATTGCCTCTAAGTTAGGATCGTCTTGTTCTCGCAAAATCCAACGCAGTAGAACGTAATAAAAATTGAGTGGGCGAGTAGCTGCCTTTGCTAAGTCATATAAGCAATCATCTTTTTTCTGAAGGCTTGCTACAGAAACAGCAAGTTTTCCAAGGCAGCGCAACCGCTCTAAAACTCGTTCTGCTGTCAAAACTTTTTTTCTGTTTTTCTCTGATAAATGCCCATCGCGGCAATATTGTCCGTTACCCAAGAGAGGTTGTAAAGATGAAGGAATGCCTTCAACGCTTCCAAACGCATTCCAAGTTGGCTCAACTTCTAAGTTCGCACTTAAAATAAAAGGGAAGCCGAATTCTAAGGCTAAACTCATCTCTAAAGCAAGGCGAAGCGATTTCAGCAGCGCTACTGAGTTGTTCACTTCTCCCCAAATCGTTGGAATCGTTACTGTCGAATTAATAAACTCCGCACGTTTGGGTAAGGCTAAGCCAACCACTTTATTCGCCTTGAACACTTTAATGTTATCGCGATAAAGTTGTAGTTCGTCAACTGTTACTGCTCCATCCTCATTAACCTCTGCTGTCTGTTGCAAAAACTTTTGCCAAATTGCTCTCAATTCGGGACTCGCTCCCTTCGGTAAGGAAAAATGAAGGTATAAAGGGTCATTTTTTACAGTTTTGGGGAAATTTGCTCCTACTGCCATTAGCTGGTAGCCTAGGGCTAATAAATTAGCTGCCCTCCGTTTGGGTTCGGCAATCATTCCTCCAGGCAGACGATTGGAAAAAGCTTGAACCTTTGTCGCAGGTGGCATTTTAGGAGAACTTAATTCTCCGACGTGTTGTGAGGTTGTACCCAAGGAACAACGCTGGCGAGGATTGGCTTCAACATAAGCGGTTAATTCTTCATAACCCCGCCAATTTGTCGCGGTAGGAAAGCTCAACAGTTGTCGAACGGCATCAACTAACTCTGTCGATACTTCACTGTCTTCTGTCTGTCTCAGTTGAAAAGAATCTTCTAAGGTAGCGTATACAGAATCCAAACCACTAATTACTGCTTTCGCTGCAAATAAACAACGTCCGTACTGCGGGTTAAAAGGTTCTAACGCGCTACGTTGCTCTGGTGTTATGCCAACACGCTCGGCAATTCTCGCCCAAACTTCTTTGGTGCTAATTCCGGCAGCGCGGTAGCTTAAATAAGCAGTCTTGAGTCCTTCGGAAATGGCAAATTCTTCGGCGTTGGATATCGGTTCTAGCCCAACAGCAAGAGCAGCAGCGACAGCATCTTCTCCCGCATCCTGACTATATTTCTTAATTGTTTCTGCTACTTTGTCAAATTTGTAGCCGTTTGCTTTGCGAAGAAGCAGTTTATCGACTTCTTCAAGGGTTGCTTCTGGGTTTTGTTGGATGGCTTGCGAATCTATTTTTATTCCGTCTTTTGTTGCTTTTAACAGTTGCTCGACATTGCCTCCAAAGACGCGATCTATCTTTTTTTGCCACGTTCGGGCGATTGATGGAGAAATATCTTCTGCGGGGAAAGCTTCACCGATAAAGATGAGTCCATCGGGGTTAATCGCGAGAATCTGTAAATCGCGAGCGCGTAATACTTCTTCGCACGCAGATAGCAGTAGAGAAGTCAAGTATCCTCGATCGGCAGATAAGGTCACTTCAAAGAGTTGAATCGGACGGTTTAAAGCAACGGTCAATTCATTTTCAACCTTACGAATTCGCGTGGCTTTATCAATACCTAGATCGAATAAGTCACCGCCAATTAACATAGCTGCCCAGCGCTTAATATCTGGATTTTCGGGCAAAAAACGTATTCCGTCGCTAGTATTATGACCGGAATGACGCTCGATAATCCGCCGAATCAATTCGAGGTCTTCTTCTGTTTTGGCAAATTCACTAACGCAAGCAGCGGCGAGTTGTTCTTTGAGAAAGGTGCGATCGCGCGCTAAAGTTTTTACATTCCGACCATCATCAGTTAACTTATTTAAATCGTGGACAGCGGTAGCAGCTAACAGACAAGCTCGTTTATCTTCAGGCGTTTTAGCAATTTTACTCGCTGTCAGCACGAACTGGCAGGCAGAATCCAAATGTTCTGCTAGCGTGCGTCCTTCACGAGTTCCATATTGGGCGTGTTGGGCGTGTAATTCATAAAGTCGAGGGCGAACTTCGTAGAAATACCGCTCGTCTAAGCTTTGAGCTTCTTTTTTGTCGAAGAAACCAACCATGATTTTTAGTTAAGAATCGATCCGATCCCAGTCGGGAGTGATTGAAGCAGAGAAGTATGACGCTTCAGTCCATTTTTATACTGCCGAATATTTGCAGTTAGATACGTTCAATGAAGTTCTCGCACCAATGGTGCGAGTTTTTTGAATTCCGATTAGAAGATTCGAGATTGAGGGTCGATCCCAAAATCAATCTCTAATGTTCTCAATGGCAGTCGAAAGTACATTTCTGTAGCTTCTGCCTGTTTGTATGTGCAATAATAGAATCATTACATCAATCTTTTAGGTTGTCAAGGTTTTGTAAGTATATTTAGAGGATGCCCCGCAAGAAAGAAACGATTACACTGTCAATTCCGCCCGGAACCAAGGAAAAGCTAGAGGCGATCGCGGCCCGTCTCGGCATCTATTGGGGCAAAAGCCCTAGCATTTCTGGGCTGCTCGCCGCGATCGCGCAAGAAGAGGTTGAAGTCGGCAAACCCTTTACACTCAACCATTCCCAGGTCAAGGCTCTGCGCCAAGCGATCGCGAACTCGATCGATGCCGGTCATATCGAATCCGCCCAAATTCTAATGCTACTCCTCCTCGATCGCGGAAACTTAGAAGCCCCACTCAGACAGAGCTTGCTGCAACAAGTCGGTCAGCCGATCGAAGCATGGCGAATTAGAGTCAATCAACTGATTGAAGCCAAACAGCCCTTTCACTTGTCCTACCGCAATTCTCAGGAACAGACTTTAGAATATACAGTCCGCTGCGCTAAGGTCATCCAGTACGAAAAGCGAACGTACTTACAAGTTTGGTGCGAGGAAACGGAGGATAGCACTGACTTGCCCGAACTGCGGCACAATCGCTGCTTGCGCTTCGATCGCATTCTCTCAATGATTCCACTGACAGGCGAGTGGCGCGAACAACTCGACTCCATAAAAGTGTACTTACATTTTCGCGGTTGGTTGGTCAGAGCTTACGAACCCAAACCCGACGATATTGAAAATGAGGTTATCGGTGAAGTGCGCCAGGTGATTCGCAAAGTCTCTAATCCTTTCTGGCTGATTCGCGAAGTGATTCGTTACGGTAAGGATTGCGAAATTGTTGCGCCCCCGGCAATGCGCGATCGCTTCATCGGCGAACTCAAAACCCTCTGCCAGCGTTACAACCTCGATTTACGCCCCGAAACGCCAGATGATTAGAGGAAACTGGGGAACGCAATTTCCTGTCCCTTCCGCTATTACTTGCCGATCGCGGTAAAATCTTCGGTAAAAACTGCGACGACGAGCGATCGCGCGATCGGTTAACCTCAGAATTTGTTAGTATTCGCTTCACATATAGGATTTAAGTTAACCTATGAGCGCACCCGTTTGTGAGTATATTCCTGGTTTAGCTAACGTTCCCGCCGCTCAATCGGGTATTAGTTATGTAGACGGCCAGAACGGCTTATTAGAATATCGCGGTATCCGCATTGAGGAACTAGCAGCAAAAAGCAGTTTCCTCGAAACCGCCTTCCTGTTGATTTGGGGCTATTTGCCCGGAGTGGAAGAACTCCGCGCCTTTGAACGCGAAGTTTGCCAGCACCGACGCATTAAGTACCACATCCGAGACATGATGAAGTGCTTCCCGGAAACCGGACATCCGATGGATGCACTGCAAACATCCGCCGCCGCTTTAGGGCTATTTTATTCCCGCCGTGCTTTAGACGATCCTCAATACATCCGAGAAGCTGTTGTGCGCTTGCTGGCAAAAATTCCCACAATGGTTGCGGCGTTTAAAATGATGCGGAAAGGCAACGACCCGGTACAACCCAATGATACCTTGGATTACGCGGCGAACTTCCTGTATATGCTCACCGAGCAAGTTCCCGATCCTCTAGCTGCTAAGGTTTTTGATGTGTGTTTAATGCTTCACGCCGAACACACGATTAATGCTTCGACTTTCAGCGCGATGGTGACGGCTTCGACGCTCACAGATCCTTATGCAGTCGTCGCTTCAGCGGTCGGAACCCTCGCCGGACCGCTCCACGGCGGAGCGAATGAAGAAGTCGTGTTCATGCTCGAAGAGATTGGTTCGGTTAAAAATGTTCGGCCCTACGTCGAGAAATTGATCGAAACCAAGTCAAAAATAATGGGCTTTGGTCATCGGGTTTATAAAGTCAAAGATCCGCGCGCGACGATTTTGCAAGAACTCGCCGAACAACTGTTTGCAAAAACGGGATACGACGAATCTTATGATATTGCGGTGGAATTAGAGCGGGTTGTTGAAGAGAAGTTGGGGCATAAAGGCATTTACGCTAACGTCGATTTTTATTCGGGGTTGGTGTATCGTAAGTTGGGCATTCCAACCGATCTATTTACGCCGATTTTTGCGATCGCGCGCGTTGCCGGTTGGCTCGCCCACTGGCGCGAACAAATCCGCGAAAATCGTATTTTCCGCCCGACACAAATTTATGTAGGCGACCACAATCAATCATACCTTCCCATTGAGGAGCGTTAGCATCGGGGCGGGTAGGGGCGTAAGTCTTGTTAAGTTTCACCTTTACAGATTGAAACCCATTTAAAAGTAAGCTGCCCCACCCGAGTTTTTTGGGGTAGGGCAAGCTTGCACGGTTTAGCTTTTCCCAGGCAGCAAATCGGCGGCGAGTAACTTCGCAACCATCGCCGATCGCGAATTTACGCCGAGTTTCTGAAAAATTCTCCGCAGGTAAGTTGCAACCGTCCAATGACTAATCTTCAAATGTTTGGCGATGCACTTATTCGGAAGACCGCAAGCTACTAACTGAGCGACAATTTGCTCGCGCGGGCTTAAATGAATGGCTCCGTTTTCTTTGAAAGGCAAAGAGGCTGAATTTTGACTGATTTCAGTAATTTCGTTCTCCGCTCGCGCTTCAGAAACAGAGCGTTTTTGCGAAATTTTATCTAAGTTTTCACGGTTGAGACTCGATAAAAAATTTGGGTAACTCATTATTGGTGTGAATCGGCTAGATATTACTTTGAAAAGCTTCTCAATTTTTTCGATGTTTTCCGGAACTTTTTTGTTTCTTTCTATACAAACAAAAACACGAAAAATTTTGAACGCTAATAGATGCCCCCACACGATTGCCCTAAAACTCAATCGCTATGTCGATTTCGCGCGATCGTTTGTAACTTGCGTTCGGATAAATTCACTCTGTTTCAAAAGAAAGTGGGTTCAATTCAAACTTAAATCGGCAGATGGTTAAAGTTCGATCTTTCTGTCAGCCTATCATTTTTAAATCGAAGATTTTTTTAAGCAAAGTTTATGGGACTTCATTTTTAATTTAAAAAATAGGATTGTGAGATTCGATTTTATTCAGAAATTATTTCAATCAGAAATACATATGTAGTAACTTAGCATATTTTTTTTTGAGTTGCAGTACCCGTTCGGGTACTATCGGGGAAATTTGGCTGGAGCTTGTCGCTCAAATGAGTGACACTCAAAAAAGCGACTGTGCGATCGCGCGTTGCCCTCGTTATACCTGAGAAATGCAGAACATTTTCTCGTAAGGAGTCGGATCATGCTAGACGGCGAAACGATGCAGCAAGAATTTGAAGACGAATACGAATATGAAGACGAGTACGAAGGCGACGGCGAAGAATTTTTAGGCGATGCCCTGAAAGGAGTCGGCGGCGCGCTTGGTTTGTTTGAAGGCGAAGGCGAGTACGAGTACGAATACGAAGATGAGTACGAATACGAGGACGAAAGCGAAGCCTTTTTTAAAAAATTGCGGAGTTTAGCGAAAAAAGTCGCTCCTATTCTCAAAAAAGTCGCCCCCATCGCGGCTCGCGCTGTCGGAACGGCGATTGGCGGCCCCGGAGTCGGTCAAGCCCTCGGTTCCCTCGCCGGACAATTGGGCGAATTTGAGGACGAATACGAGTTTGAAGGCGAATTTGAGGACGAGTACGAAACGTCGGTGCAGCCGGAAGCTTTAGCCGAAGCGCTGGCAGCGATCGCGTCCCAAGTGCAAAGCGAGTACGAAGCAGAAGCCTATACCGGGGCGTTTACCGCTCGAATTATCCCCATCCGTTCGGCATCGATGGCTCGCATTTCCCCCAAAATCGTTAAAGGTGCAGCTACCCTAACGCGCACGCTGCGGAAATCGCCCGCAACTCGTCCTTTAGTTAAAACCGTTCCGACGATTGTTGCCCGCACGGGGCAGAAATTAGCCAAACAAGCCGCTCAAGGACGACCTGTTACCCCCACCACAGCCGCAAAAGTGATGGCGGGAGAAACGAAAAAGGTGCTGGGCAATCCCATGACTTGCGCCAAAGCGATGGTGCGATCGCAACAAGCAGCGAAGAAGGTTGCGAAAGCTATACCCGCCAAGCAGTCTGAGTATGAGTACGAATACGAAGGCGAGTGGGAAATTGAACACATGAGTCTGCCCAAAACACGGGGACGTAAAAAGGGCAAGCCAACTGCTGTGAAGATTAATAATGCGGATATCGCGAGAAAATACAACGAACTTTCAGTTCGAGGTAAGCAGTATGTAGACCAATTTGTGGCGAATTATTCAAAGTGGGCTTCAGAGGTGGAGAAAATGCACGCTAAAGAACGTTAGGTTTTGTTGAGGTACGAAACCCAACACCAACAATAGATACGTTGGGTTTCTCTATCGCTCTACCCAACCTACCCCATGAAATCGAAATTGAGGTCAAAAAACAATGTGTAAGTACAACGGAACCGATCGCGAGTACGAATGCGAATACGCCAGCGAATACGAAAGCGAGCAATTTTTTCCCCTGTTAGCCCCGCTGCTGGCCAAAGCCGCACCGATCGCCATTAAAGCAGTAGGCGGTTTACTCGGCGGCGGAAAAAAACGGCGACAGCGCGAATTTGAATTCGAGTACGAGTACGAAGGTGAATACGAAGGCGATCCCTTTATTGGTAATTTGCTGCGCGGATTAGGCAATTCCTTCGGACTGGGTGAAGGCGAATACGAGTACGAATACGAGTATGAAACCACACCGATGAGCGAGTACGAAATTGTTATGGAAAATCTGGCGTATCGCGCCGCCCACAGCGAAAGCGAAGCCGAAGCCGAAGCTTTTTTAGGTGCATTAGTGCCGATGGCAGCGCGATTAATTCCCTCTGCCGCCAAAGCGATTACTTCCCTTGCCCCCACCTTAGTCCGGGGAGTTTCCCAAATCGGACACGCACTGCACAAAAACCCCACCACTCGCCAACTGTTGCAAACCGCGCCCGATATTTTAAAAGGAACGGTGCAAACGCTGGCTAATCAAGTGGAACAAGGTCAACCGCTGTCGAGTAAGACGGCATTGCGCGCGCTGGCGGCTAATACTGCCAACGTTTTGGACAATCCGCAAAAAGTCAAAGCAGCGATGAAAAAATCCCATCGCGCCCAGCATCAAGCTAAAGCGATCGCCAGTCGCAATGGCAAACGCAGCCGCGTTCCCGCCTAAAAATATCCCCTTGCCGATCGCGCCCTTATTTGCCATGAACGGACTTTTGAAAACCCCGACGCGCTCCTTTGAAGCTTGGGATAAG
It encodes the following:
- a CDS encoding CRISPR-associated protein Csc3 → MVGFFDKKEAQSLDERYFYEVRPRLYELHAQHAQYGTREGRTLAEHLDSACQFVLTASKIAKTPEDKRACLLAATAVHDLNKLTDDGRNVKTLARDRTFLKEQLAAACVSEFAKTEEDLELIRRIIERHSGHNTSDGIRFLPENPDIKRWAAMLIGGDLFDLGIDKATRIRKVENELTVALNRPIQLFEVTLSADRGYLTSLLLSACEEVLRARDLQILAINPDGLIFIGEAFPAEDISPSIARTWQKKIDRVFGGNVEQLLKATKDGIKIDSQAIQQNPEATLEEVDKLLLRKANGYKFDKVAETIKKYSQDAGEDAVAAALAVGLEPISNAEEFAISEGLKTAYLSYRAAGISTKEVWARIAERVGITPEQRSALEPFNPQYGRCLFAAKAVISGLDSVYATLEDSFQLRQTEDSEVSTELVDAVRQLLSFPTATNWRGYEELTAYVEANPRQRCSLGTTSQHVGELSSPKMPPATKVQAFSNRLPGGMIAEPKRRAANLLALGYQLMAVGANFPKTVKNDPLYLHFSLPKGASPELRAIWQKFLQQTAEVNEDGAVTVDELQLYRDNIKVFKANKVVGLALPKRAEFINSTVTIPTIWGEVNNSVALLKSLRLALEMSLALEFGFPFILSANLEVEPTWNAFGSVEGIPSSLQPLLGNGQYCRDGHLSEKNRKKVLTAERVLERLRCLGKLAVSVASLQKKDDCLYDLAKAATRPLNFYYVLLRWILREQDDPNLEAIWTRIRKPLNTLLESLMSEEHEQISRYLKQAAHLAVVGKLWGSSYRRTAQTEPFSDFIKAVKLRKPHMDWETIFAALSQQYHTRLDRIREHGVGATKYEQVKAFYDVLRKFFHDIYQERPERLLADSKTLEAAYLFFLKEAQQQAKAELEKSGEIKSSEAKS
- a CDS encoding WYL domain-containing protein — protein: MPRKKETITLSIPPGTKEKLEAIAARLGIYWGKSPSISGLLAAIAQEEVEVGKPFTLNHSQVKALRQAIANSIDAGHIESAQILMLLLLDRGNLEAPLRQSLLQQVGQPIEAWRIRVNQLIEAKQPFHLSYRNSQEQTLEYTVRCAKVIQYEKRTYLQVWCEETEDSTDLPELRHNRCLRFDRILSMIPLTGEWREQLDSIKVYLHFRGWLVRAYEPKPDDIENEVIGEVRQVIRKVSNPFWLIREVIRYGKDCEIVAPPAMRDRFIGELKTLCQRYNLDLRPETPDD
- a CDS encoding citrate synthase, producing the protein MSAPVCEYIPGLANVPAAQSGISYVDGQNGLLEYRGIRIEELAAKSSFLETAFLLIWGYLPGVEELRAFEREVCQHRRIKYHIRDMMKCFPETGHPMDALQTSAAALGLFYSRRALDDPQYIREAVVRLLAKIPTMVAAFKMMRKGNDPVQPNDTLDYAANFLYMLTEQVPDPLAAKVFDVCLMLHAEHTINASTFSAMVTASTLTDPYAVVASAVGTLAGPLHGGANEEVVFMLEEIGSVKNVRPYVEKLIETKSKIMGFGHRVYKVKDPRATILQELAEQLFAKTGYDESYDIAVELERVVEEKLGHKGIYANVDFYSGLVYRKLGIPTDLFTPIFAIARVAGWLAHWREQIRENRIFRPTQIYVGDHNQSYLPIEER
- a CDS encoding helix-turn-helix transcriptional regulator, with protein sequence MSYPNFLSSLNRENLDKISQKRSVSEARAENEITEISQNSASLPFKENGAIHLSPREQIVAQLVACGLPNKCIAKHLKISHWTVATYLRRIFQKLGVNSRSAMVAKLLAADLLPGKS